A section of the Enterobacter sp. C2 genome encodes:
- a CDS encoding DUF1615 domain-containing protein, with protein MQASRSLTLLAGAILVGCSTSQPPPLKEGEKAVDVAKLVRQKIPASVKDRDAWAEDLATAFKSQSLAPTRENVCSVLAVAQQESNYQADPAVPGLNKIAWQEIEKRAGRLHIPAFVVRTALKVPSPNGKSYAERLDKVKTEKQLSAIFDDLINIVPLGQTLFGSLNPVHTGGPMQVSIAFAEQHSRGYPWKMEGTVRQEVFSRRGGLWFGTYHLLNYPASYSEPLYRFADFNAGWYASRNAAFQSAVSKASGVKLALDGDVILYGSRDAGSTERAVRKLGPQLGLSDAEIRDQLEQGDRQDFEKTELYKGVYRLAEKKSGKTLPRALLPGIQLESPKITRNLTTAWFAKRVDDRRARCMQGN; from the coding sequence ATGCAAGCATCACGCAGTTTAACCCTGCTGGCGGGCGCGATCCTCGTCGGCTGTAGCACCTCGCAACCGCCGCCGCTCAAAGAGGGCGAGAAGGCGGTGGACGTGGCGAAGCTGGTGCGGCAGAAGATCCCTGCCAGCGTAAAGGATCGTGACGCCTGGGCAGAGGATCTTGCTACTGCGTTCAAGAGCCAGTCCCTTGCGCCGACGCGGGAGAACGTCTGCTCGGTGCTGGCGGTGGCGCAGCAGGAGTCGAACTATCAGGCCGATCCTGCCGTACCGGGGCTGAACAAAATCGCCTGGCAGGAGATTGAGAAGCGCGCCGGGCGGCTGCACATTCCCGCTTTTGTGGTGCGCACCGCGCTGAAGGTTCCCTCGCCCAACGGCAAAAGCTACGCCGAGCGGCTCGATAAGGTTAAAACCGAGAAGCAGCTTAGTGCGATTTTCGACGACCTGATTAACATCGTTCCGCTGGGGCAGACGCTGTTTGGCTCTCTTAACCCTGTGCACACCGGTGGGCCGATGCAGGTCAGCATCGCCTTTGCCGAGCAGCATAGCCGGGGCTATCCATGGAAGATGGAGGGCACCGTACGCCAGGAGGTCTTCTCCCGGCGCGGCGGTCTGTGGTTCGGGACTTACCACCTGCTTAACTACCCAGCCAGCTACAGCGAGCCGCTCTACCGCTTCGCCGACTTTAACGCTGGCTGGTACGCCAGCCGCAATGCCGCGTTCCAGAGTGCGGTCAGCAAGGCCAGCGGCGTGAAGCTGGCGCTGGACGGGGACGTCATCCTCTACGGTAGCCGTGACGCGGGCAGCACCGAGCGGGCGGTACGCAAGCTAGGGCCGCAGCTGGGCCTCAGCGACGCGGAGATCCGTGACCAGCTGGAGCAGGGCGATCGTCAGGATTTTGAGAAGACCGAACTCTATAAAGGGGTCTATCGTTTGGCGGAGAAGAAGAGCGGGAAGACGCTACCGAGAGCGCTGCTACCGGGAATTCAGCTTGAGAGCCCGAAGATCACCCGCAACCTGACAACAGCCTGGTTTGCGAAGCGCGTGGACGATCGTCGGGCGCGCTGTATGCAAGGGAATTAA
- a CDS encoding DUF2755 family protein has product MAEFMMSKPFANEKKRDASTPGNIAYAVFVLLCFWAGAQLLNALIHAPGVFENLMQMQESNRPRIDMGLGVGTIFGLVPFLIGSALLGVIALLLRWRHY; this is encoded by the coding sequence ATGGCAGAATTTATGATGTCGAAGCCCTTTGCCAACGAGAAGAAACGAGACGCCTCCACGCCGGGCAATATCGCTTATGCTGTCTTCGTGCTGCTCTGCTTCTGGGCAGGTGCGCAGCTGCTGAACGCGCTGATACACGCTCCCGGCGTGTTTGAAAATCTGATGCAGATGCAGGAAAGCAACCGGCCACGTATTGATATGGGACTTGGCGTGGGCACGATTTTTGGTCTGGTTCCGTTTCTCATTGGCAGCGCCCTGCTTGGCGTTATCGCCCTGCTGCTGCGCTGGCGTCACTACTAA
- a CDS encoding DUF2754 domain-containing protein → MKLPAKIRRDWHYYAFAIGLIFILNGVVGLLGFEAKGWQSYAVGLVTWAIGFWLAGLIIRRRPEEETAAESQD, encoded by the coding sequence ATGAAACTGCCTGCCAAAATTCGCCGTGACTGGCACTACTACGCCTTTGCTATCGGGCTGATCTTTATTCTTAACGGCGTGGTTGGGCTGCTGGGATTTGAAGCGAAGGGCTGGCAAAGCTACGCGGTCGGCCTGGTCACCTGGGCGATCGGTTTCTGGCTGGCGGGGTTGATTATTCGCCGCCGTCCCGAGGAAGAGACAGCGGCAGAGTCGCAGGATTAA
- the ddlA gene encoding D-alanine--D-alanine ligase, producing the protein MAKMRVGIVFGGKSAEHEVSLQSAKNIVDAIDKSRFEVVLLGIDKQGQWHVNDAANYLQNASDPARIALNPSAISVAHIPGRETAQLINAESGTPLPAVDVIFPIVHGTLGEDGSLQGMLRMANLPFVGSGVLGSAACMDKDVTKRLLRDAGLKIAPFITLTRANRQRYAFAEVQAQLGLPLFVKPANQGSSVGVSKVTSEAQYHAAVDLAFTFDHKVVVETGIKGREIECAVLGNDNPEASTCGEIVLNSEFYAYDTKYIDDNGAQVVIPAAIDPAVNDAIRQTAVAAYETLGCAGMARVDVFLTDDNDIVINEINTLPGFTNISMYPKLWQASGLGYTDLISRLIDLALERHQADSALKSTMA; encoded by the coding sequence ATGGCAAAAATGCGGGTAGGGATCGTTTTTGGTGGGAAATCAGCAGAGCATGAAGTATCGCTTCAGTCGGCAAAAAATATTGTCGATGCTATTGATAAGAGCCGCTTCGAGGTGGTGCTGCTGGGGATTGATAAACAGGGTCAGTGGCATGTCAACGATGCGGCTAACTATTTGCAGAACGCCAGCGATCCGGCACGTATCGCGCTGAATCCTTCTGCTATCAGCGTGGCGCATATTCCCGGCAGAGAGACGGCGCAGCTTATCAACGCCGAGAGCGGTACGCCCCTGCCGGCGGTAGACGTGATCTTCCCTATTGTTCACGGCACGCTGGGAGAAGATGGCTCCCTGCAGGGGATGCTGCGGATGGCAAACCTACCGTTCGTGGGTTCCGGCGTGCTCGGATCGGCGGCCTGTATGGATAAAGATGTCACCAAGCGCCTGCTCCGCGATGCCGGACTGAAGATTGCGCCCTTCATTACCCTCACCCGCGCTAACCGTCAGCGATACGCTTTTGCCGAGGTGCAGGCGCAGCTGGGCCTGCCGCTGTTTGTCAAACCGGCTAACCAGGGCTCGTCAGTAGGTGTCAGCAAGGTCACCAGCGAGGCGCAGTACCATGCCGCCGTCGACCTTGCCTTTACGTTCGATCATAAGGTGGTGGTAGAGACCGGCATTAAGGGGCGGGAGATCGAGTGCGCCGTGCTGGGGAACGATAACCCCGAGGCCAGCACCTGCGGTGAGATCGTGCTTAACAGCGAGTTCTACGCCTACGATACCAAATACATTGATGACAACGGCGCGCAGGTGGTGATCCCGGCGGCGATCGATCCGGCAGTGAACGACGCCATTCGTCAGACCGCCGTTGCCGCCTACGAGACGCTGGGGTGCGCCGGTATGGCGCGGGTCGACGTCTTCCTGACCGACGACAACGATATCGTTATCAATGAGATCAACACCCTGCCCGGCTTTACCAATATCAGCATGTATCCCAAGCTGTGGCAGGCCAGCGGCCTGGGCTATACCGATCTGATCAGCCGCCTGATCGATCTGGCGTTAGAGCGCCATCAGGCCGATAGCGCCCTGAAAAGTACCATGGCTTAA
- a CDS encoding extensin family protein gives MVFLFIVGAGVVGYRHLPSYYNPFVPLRLDDPPGRITQFKLKRLTPEQCDALLVEANQKKLIASQPVADSTGTCPLTHTVRVRDFGPVKLSSSFLASCPLALSSALFVQQQARPLTERYMSSALVRIDHFGSYACRNIYHRANARLSEHATAEALDISGFRLANGQQVTVLRGWQQDKTQPWLRAMLSASCAYYGNGLGPDYNAAHANHFHLGMRGYGLCR, from the coding sequence ATCGTTTTTTTGTTTATTGTCGGTGCAGGGGTAGTGGGCTATCGTCACCTGCCCTCGTACTACAACCCCTTTGTGCCGCTGCGCCTCGACGATCCGCCGGGCCGCATTACCCAGTTTAAGCTCAAGCGGCTGACGCCCGAGCAGTGCGATGCCTTGCTGGTGGAAGCTAACCAAAAGAAGCTGATTGCTTCCCAGCCCGTCGCCGACAGCACCGGCACCTGCCCGCTGACCCACACCGTCCGGGTACGGGATTTTGGCCCGGTTAAGCTCAGCAGCAGCTTTCTCGCCTCCTGTCCGCTGGCACTCAGCTCAGCGCTTTTTGTACAGCAGCAGGCCCGTCCGCTGACCGAGCGGTACATGTCCAGCGCGCTGGTGCGCATCGATCATTTTGGCAGCTACGCCTGCCGCAATATATACCATCGCGCCAACGCCCGGCTGAGCGAGCACGCCACCGCCGAGGCGCTGGACATCAGCGGCTTTCGTCTCGCTAACGGGCAGCAGGTAACGGTGCTGCGCGGCTGGCAACAGGATAAAACCCAGCCCTGGCTGCGGGCGATGCTGAGCGCCAGCTGCGCTTACTATGGTAACGGCCTGGGGCCAGACTATAACGCCGCCCATGCCAACCATTTTCATCTGGGGATGCGTGGCTATGGATTATGCCGTTAA
- a CDS encoding multidrug efflux MFS transporter gives MESWKVNLISVWFGCFFTGLAISQILPFLPLYIAEMGVTSHEALSLWSGLTFSVTFLVSAIVSPMWGSLADRKGRKLMLLRASLGMAIAILLQAFATNVWQLLFLRAIMGLTSGYIPNAMALVASQVPRERSGWALSTLSTAQISGVIGGPLLGGFLADHVGLRAVFFITATLLMVSFLVTLFLIKEGGRPKVSKAQRLTGKAVFASLPYPKLILSLFVTTMVIQLCNGSVGPILALFVQSLAPDSSNIAFLSGMIAAVPGVSALMSAPRLGKLGDRIGTARILMATLICAVALFFAMSFVTTPLQLGILRFMLGFADGAMLPAVQTLLLKYSSDQVTGRIFGYNQSFMYLGNVAGPLMGASISAMAGFRWVFIATAVVVLINIWQLAIMLRQTRRAAAGASQK, from the coding sequence ATGGAATCCTGGAAGGTTAATCTTATTTCGGTCTGGTTTGGCTGCTTCTTTACCGGCCTTGCGATCAGCCAGATTTTACCGTTCTTGCCGCTCTATATTGCCGAGATGGGCGTGACCTCGCACGAGGCGCTGTCGCTCTGGTCCGGGCTAACCTTTAGCGTGACCTTTCTGGTGTCGGCCATCGTCTCGCCGATGTGGGGGAGCCTTGCCGACCGTAAGGGGCGCAAGCTGATGCTGCTCCGCGCCTCGCTGGGTATGGCGATTGCGATCCTTTTGCAGGCTTTTGCCACCAACGTCTGGCAGCTGCTATTTCTGCGCGCCATCATGGGGCTGACCTCGGGCTATATTCCCAACGCGATGGCGCTGGTGGCCTCTCAGGTGCCGCGGGAGCGCAGCGGCTGGGCGCTCAGCACGCTCTCCACGGCGCAGATCAGCGGCGTGATTGGCGGCCCGTTGCTGGGAGGCTTTCTCGCCGATCACGTTGGCCTGCGGGCGGTGTTTTTCATCACCGCCACGCTGCTGATGGTCAGCTTTCTGGTGACTCTGTTCCTGATAAAAGAGGGCGGCCGGCCCAAAGTGAGTAAGGCGCAGCGCCTGACCGGCAAAGCGGTATTTGCCAGTCTGCCCTATCCGAAGCTCATATTGAGTCTGTTTGTGACCACCATGGTGATCCAGCTCTGTAACGGCTCGGTAGGGCCGATTCTGGCGCTGTTTGTCCAGTCGCTGGCCCCGGACAGCAGCAATATCGCCTTTCTGAGCGGGATGATTGCCGCGGTGCCGGGCGTCTCAGCGCTGATGTCGGCTCCACGCCTTGGCAAGCTCGGGGATCGGATCGGCACGGCGCGGATCCTGATGGCGACGCTAATCTGCGCGGTGGCGCTCTTTTTTGCTATGTCATTCGTGACCACGCCGCTTCAGCTGGGTATCTTACGCTTCATGCTGGGGTTTGCTGACGGGGCAATGCTGCCTGCGGTGCAGACGCTGCTACTGAAATACTCCAGCGATCAGGTGACCGGCCGCATCTTTGGCTATAACCAGTCGTTTATGTATCTGGGCAATGTCGCCGGGCCATTGATGGGGGCGAGTATCTCTGCAATGGCTGGCTTCCGCTGGGTGTTCATCGCTACCGCCGTGGTCGTGCTGATCAATATCTGGCAGCTGGCAATCATGCTCAGGCAGACCCGACGAGCTGCCGCGGGTGCTTCGCAGAAATAG
- the iraP gene encoding anti-adapter protein IraP encodes MKNLIAELLVKLAEKEEESKELVAQVEALEIVVTALLRHMAQPEQQALIQSIEGALEVAGPDSQVPHQDTALLQQYLNKLLHHPRSR; translated from the coding sequence ATGAAAAACCTGATTGCAGAGCTGCTGGTTAAGCTAGCGGAAAAGGAAGAAGAGTCTAAAGAGTTGGTGGCGCAGGTTGAGGCGCTGGAGATTGTGGTTACCGCTCTACTGCGTCATATGGCACAGCCGGAGCAGCAGGCATTAATTCAAAGTATTGAAGGTGCGCTGGAGGTGGCTGGCCCTGACTCGCAGGTCCCGCATCAGGACACCGCGCTGTTGCAGCAGTACCTTAACAAACTTCTGCACCACCCACGCTCCCGGTAA
- the adrA gene encoding diguanylate cyclase AdrA — translation MFPIMMNDNNLYSKTAVNKEWVETPNQDEHFLSGQLFARRLRLPRIFGLGCLFFPLGGAMTSQPVAGGWWLFLLGWSFVWPHLAWQLASRSSDPHAAEISNLKTDAILAGIWIGVMGMNIMPSAVLVMMVSLMLMGMGGPRLFGIGIVLLLGASLVTLQLTGTAITFTSASLEWWLCLPFILLYPPLFAWVSFRTFTRLARQKQRLRIMSTRDGMTGLYNRRHWEILLRNEFESCRRNQRMATLLLIDVDYFKTINDTYGHDVGDEAIIAISRHLQMTLRGSDIIGRFGGDEFAVIMSGTPVDSALAAMSRVHDTLAEIRLPCAPHLVLQISIGLAPLTPGTEHCRDWLKAADVALYKAKKGGRGRTEVAA, via the coding sequence ATATTCCCAATAATGATGAATGATAACAATCTTTATTCTAAAACCGCTGTTAACAAGGAGTGGGTCGAGACCCCTAACCAGGACGAACACTTCCTGTCTGGCCAGCTTTTTGCCCGGCGACTTCGCCTGCCGCGTATTTTTGGCCTTGGATGCCTCTTCTTTCCCTTAGGTGGCGCGATGACTTCCCAGCCCGTAGCCGGAGGCTGGTGGCTATTTCTCTTAGGCTGGTCTTTTGTCTGGCCACATCTTGCCTGGCAGCTGGCGAGCCGCTCAAGCGATCCTCACGCTGCCGAAATCAGTAATCTTAAGACTGATGCTATCCTGGCAGGGATCTGGATCGGCGTGATGGGAATGAACATCATGCCGTCGGCGGTACTGGTGATGATGGTTAGCCTAATGCTGATGGGCATGGGCGGGCCGCGGCTGTTTGGTATTGGCATTGTCCTGTTGCTGGGCGCGAGCCTGGTGACGCTCCAGCTTACCGGCACGGCGATAACCTTCACCAGCGCGTCGCTGGAGTGGTGGCTTTGCCTGCCGTTTATCCTGCTCTATCCGCCGCTGTTTGCCTGGGTGAGCTTTCGTACCTTCACCCGCCTCGCCAGGCAGAAGCAGCGCCTGCGCATTATGAGCACCCGCGACGGCATGACTGGTCTCTATAACCGACGGCACTGGGAAATATTGCTGCGCAATGAGTTTGAGAGCTGCCGACGCAACCAGCGGATGGCAACCCTGCTGCTGATCGATGTTGACTATTTTAAGACCATCAACGACACCTACGGCCACGACGTAGGGGATGAGGCGATTATCGCCATTAGCCGCCATCTGCAGATGACCCTGCGCGGAAGCGACATTATCGGGCGCTTCGGCGGCGATGAGTTTGCGGTGATCATGAGCGGTACGCCGGTTGACAGCGCGCTTGCGGCGATGAGCCGGGTGCACGATACGCTGGCGGAGATCCGGCTACCCTGCGCTCCACATCTGGTGCTGCAAATTAGCATTGGCCTCGCGCCGCTCACCCCCGGCACCGAGCACTGCCGCGACTGGCTCAAGGCCGCTGACGTGGCGCTCTACAAAGCCAAAAAAGGCGGTCGCGGCCGCACGGAGGTGGCGGCATGA
- the proC gene encoding pyrroline-5-carboxylate reductase: protein MEKKIGFIGCGNMGKAILGGMIASGQVQPEQIWVYTPTPEKVAALSSQYGINPAQSAQEVAQIADIVFGAVKPNVMIKTLSEITSSLNKETLVVSIAAGVTLDQLARALGHDRKIVRTMPNTPALVNAGMTSITANALVTPEDVADVLAIFRSFGEAEVVAESMIHPVVGVSGSAPAYVFMFIEAMADAAVLGGMPRAQAYKFAAQAVMGSAKMVLETGKHPGELKDMVCSPGGTTIEAVRVLEERGFRAAVIEAMTKCMEKSEALSKL from the coding sequence ATGGAGAAAAAGATCGGATTTATCGGCTGCGGCAATATGGGCAAGGCTATTCTGGGCGGGATGATTGCCAGCGGCCAGGTACAGCCAGAGCAGATTTGGGTCTACACCCCGACACCTGAGAAGGTCGCTGCCCTCAGCAGTCAGTATGGCATCAACCCGGCGCAGAGTGCGCAGGAAGTCGCGCAGATCGCCGATATTGTCTTCGGCGCGGTGAAGCCCAACGTGATGATCAAAACGCTGAGCGAGATCACTTCCAGCCTGAATAAAGAGACGCTGGTGGTATCGATCGCCGCAGGCGTCACCCTTGACCAGCTGGCGCGCGCCCTTGGCCACGATCGCAAAATCGTACGCACCATGCCTAATACCCCGGCACTGGTCAATGCCGGCATGACCTCCATCACCGCGAACGCGCTGGTCACCCCGGAAGACGTGGCCGACGTGCTGGCTATTTTCCGCAGCTTTGGCGAGGCGGAAGTGGTGGCCGAGTCGATGATCCACCCGGTGGTAGGCGTCAGCGGCTCTGCGCCTGCATACGTCTTTATGTTTATCGAGGCGATGGCCGACGCTGCCGTACTGGGCGGTATGCCGCGCGCGCAGGCCTACAAGTTTGCCGCTCAGGCGGTGATGGGCTCGGCGAAAATGGTGCTGGAAACCGGTAAACACCCCGGCGAGTTGAAGGATATGGTCTGCTCACCGGGCGGCACCACGATTGAAGCTGTGCGGGTGCTGGAGGAGCGTGGATTCCGCGCTGCGGTGATTGAAGCGATGACCAAGTGCATGGAGAAATCCGAGGCACTGAGTAAGCTCTAA
- a CDS encoding YaiI/YqxD family protein has product MAIWVDADACPNVIKEILFRAAERTQTPLTLVANQTLRVPPSKFIRSLRVPAGFDVADNEIVRLCSPGDLVITADIPLAAEVLAKGAAALNPRGERYSEATIREKLTMRDFMDTMRASGVQTGGPDTLSQRDRQHFAAELDKWLLARARQDLSTGRPLK; this is encoded by the coding sequence ATGGCAATTTGGGTGGATGCGGATGCGTGTCCAAATGTAATTAAAGAGATCCTGTTTCGTGCAGCCGAACGTACGCAGACGCCGCTGACGCTGGTGGCGAATCAGACCCTGCGCGTACCCCCTTCAAAATTCATCCGCTCCCTGCGGGTGCCGGCGGGCTTTGACGTAGCCGATAACGAAATTGTGCGCCTGTGTAGCCCGGGCGATCTGGTGATCACTGCCGATATTCCCCTTGCAGCAGAAGTGCTGGCGAAAGGCGCTGCGGCGCTTAACCCGCGGGGCGAACGCTATAGCGAGGCCACCATCCGTGAAAAGCTGACGATGCGTGATTTTATGGATACCATGCGCGCCAGCGGCGTACAGACCGGGGGGCCGGATACGCTCTCCCAACGCGATCGCCAGCATTTTGCCGCCGAGTTAGATAAGTGGTTGCTGGCGCGAGCACGGCAGGACTTGTCAACGGGACGCCCTTTAAAGTAA
- the aroL gene encoding shikimate kinase AroL encodes MTLPIFLIGARGCGKSTIGVELAQARDCRFVDTDHALQEQAQMTIATIVEKEGWPGFRARETAALQAVSAPATVIATGGGIILSEVNRRFMRETGVVIYLCAPVAVLAERLEAFPEEAQRPTLTGRPISEEVSEVLAQRDALYREAAHHIVNAAQTPERVVADIQAALLLARAS; translated from the coding sequence ATGACGTTACCCATCTTTTTAATTGGCGCTCGCGGTTGTGGAAAATCCACCATCGGTGTTGAGCTGGCTCAGGCGCGAGACTGCCGGTTTGTAGATACCGACCACGCGCTGCAGGAGCAGGCGCAGATGACCATCGCGACGATTGTTGAAAAAGAGGGCTGGCCCGGTTTCCGTGCCCGTGAAACCGCAGCGTTGCAGGCCGTCTCCGCGCCAGCGACGGTGATTGCTACCGGCGGCGGAATTATTCTCAGCGAGGTAAACCGCCGCTTTATGCGCGAGACGGGCGTGGTCATCTATCTCTGCGCCCCGGTAGCGGTACTGGCAGAGCGGCTGGAGGCTTTCCCTGAAGAGGCGCAGCGCCCAACGCTCACTGGCAGACCAATAAGCGAGGAGGTCAGCGAGGTGCTGGCCCAGCGCGACGCACTCTACCGCGAGGCGGCGCATCATATTGTCAATGCCGCCCAGACGCCGGAGCGGGTGGTAGCCGATATCCAGGCGGCGCTACTGCTGGCGCGAGCGAGCTAA
- a CDS encoding YaiA family protein — protein MPTRPPYPREARIVTVEKGGQQETVTWYQLRADHPEPDSLISEHESEQEALDAKRRYEDPDKT, from the coding sequence ATGCCTACAAGACCGCCTTACCCGCGTGAAGCCCGCATTGTTACCGTTGAGAAAGGAGGCCAGCAGGAGACGGTAACCTGGTATCAACTTCGTGCCGACCATCCGGAACCCGACTCGCTGATCAGTGAGCACGAGAGTGAGCAAGAGGCGCTGGATGCTAAACGGCGCTATGAGGATCCTGATAAAACGTAA
- a CDS encoding AroM family protein: MSATLAILTVGVVPVDAVMPLLTEHIDAQQITQISLLGKMDPQDVYEDYATEPGERPVHALLNNGEVAQVSRKKVERDLQALIGVIDKQNYDVILLMSTERFTGLSLSVRHAILLEPDRIIPPLVSSIVDGHQVGVIVPLATLVEGQMEKWQLLEKAPYYDVASPLQGHENELIAAGKALLAKGADVLILDCLGYYQKHRDLLQKALDVPVLLSNVLVARLASELLL, from the coding sequence ATGAGTGCAACCCTGGCTATCCTCACCGTGGGTGTGGTGCCTGTTGATGCCGTGATGCCGCTCCTGACCGAGCACATCGACGCGCAGCAGATTACCCAAATTAGTTTGCTGGGGAAGATGGATCCTCAGGATGTTTATGAGGATTACGCTACCGAGCCGGGGGAGAGGCCCGTTCATGCACTGCTAAACAATGGTGAAGTGGCTCAGGTTTCGCGTAAGAAGGTAGAGCGCGATTTGCAGGCCCTCATCGGCGTCATTGATAAACAAAACTACGACGTCATCTTACTCATGAGCACCGAGCGTTTTACCGGGCTTTCCCTCTCAGTCCGCCACGCTATTTTGCTGGAGCCTGACCGAATCATCCCTCCGCTGGTCTCCTCTATTGTCGATGGGCATCAGGTCGGCGTCATTGTGCCTTTGGCTACACTTGTCGAAGGCCAGATGGAGAAGTGGCAACTATTAGAGAAGGCCCCTTACTATGACGTTGCCAGTCCCCTGCAGGGTCACGAAAACGAGCTTATCGCCGCTGGAAAAGCGCTGCTTGCAAAAGGCGCTGACGTACTGATATTGGACTGCCTCGGCTATTACCAAAAGCACCGTGACCTGCTGCAAAAAGCGCTGGACGTGCCGGTGCTGCTCTCTAATGTGCTGGTGGCCCGTCTGGCCTCTGAGCTGCTGCTTTAG
- the ppnP gene encoding pyrimidine/purine nucleoside phosphorylase codes for MLQSNEYFSGKVKSIGFTSSSTGRASVGVMAEGEYTFGTAQPEEMTVVSGALNVLLPGDTEWKTYSAGEVFNVPGHSEFHLQVAEASAYLCRYL; via the coding sequence ATGCTTCAAAGTAATGAATACTTTTCCGGTAAAGTGAAATCCATTGGTTTTACCAGCAGCAGCACCGGCCGCGCTAGCGTAGGCGTGATGGCCGAGGGTGAGTACACCTTTGGGACGGCTCAGCCGGAAGAGATGACCGTGGTGAGTGGCGCACTGAATGTGCTGCTGCCCGGCGATACCGAGTGGAAAACGTATTCTGCTGGCGAGGTGTTCAACGTGCCGGGCCATAGCGAATTTCATCTGCAGGTGGCCGAAGCCAGCGCTTACCTCTGCCGCTACCTGTAA
- the rdgC gene encoding recombination-associated protein RdgC — protein MLWFKNLMVYRLSRDIALRAEEMEKQLSALSFTPCGSQDMAKTGWVPPMGSHSDALTHTNNDQIIICARKEEKILPSSVVKQTLEAKIAKLEADQGRKLKKTEKDSLKDEVLHSLLPRAFSRFSQTMMWIDTVNGLIMVDCASAKKAEDTLALLRKSLGSLPVVPLTLENPIELTLTEWVRSGSAAQGFQLQDEAELKAILEDGGVIRCKKQDLVSDEIAVHIEAGKLVTKLALDWQQRIQFVMCDDGSIKRLKFADELRDQNDDIDREDFAQRFDADFILMTGELAALVQSLVEGLGGEAQR, from the coding sequence ATGCTGTGGTTCAAAAATTTAATGGTTTACCGTCTCAGCCGCGATATTGCGCTGCGTGCAGAGGAGATGGAAAAACAGTTATCCGCGCTCTCATTTACCCCTTGCGGTAGCCAGGATATGGCAAAAACCGGCTGGGTTCCGCCGATGGGTTCACACAGTGATGCTTTGACCCACACCAACAACGACCAAATCATCATTTGCGCCCGTAAAGAAGAGAAGATCCTGCCGTCATCGGTCGTCAAGCAGACGCTGGAAGCCAAAATTGCCAAGCTGGAGGCCGATCAGGGCCGCAAGCTGAAGAAGACCGAAAAAGATTCGCTGAAGGATGAGGTGCTCCACTCCCTGCTGCCCCGCGCTTTTAGTCGCTTCAGTCAGACTATGATGTGGATCGATACCGTCAATGGCCTGATCATGGTCGACTGCGCCAGCGCCAAGAAAGCGGAAGATACGCTGGCCCTGCTGCGTAAAAGCCTCGGTTCGCTGCCGGTAGTGCCGCTGACGCTGGAAAACCCTATCGAACTGACCCTGACCGAATGGGTACGCAGCGGCAGCGCGGCGCAGGGCTTCCAGCTCCAGGACGAGGCCGAGCTAAAGGCGATCCTTGAAGATGGCGGTGTGATCCGCTGTAAAAAGCAGGATCTGGTGAGCGATGAGATTGCGGTGCACATTGAAGCGGGCAAGCTGGTGACCAAGCTGGCGCTCGACTGGCAGCAGCGTATTCAGTTTGTGATGTGCGACGACGGCTCGATCAAGCGGCTGAAGTTTGCCGACGAGCTGCGCGACCAGAATGATGACATCGACCGGGAGGATTTCGCCCAGCGTTTTGACGCGGACTTTATTCTGATGACTGGCGAGCTGGCTGCGCTGGTGCAGAGTCTGGTAGAAGGCCTCGGCGGCGAAGCGCAGCGCTAA